One part of the Rothia sp. ZJ932 genome encodes these proteins:
- a CDS encoding amino acid ABC transporter permease: protein MDRYIELWIQSLPSLLEAMVKVTLPLTLIAFGLSLLIGIVATAMRSRSAKNPLNWLSRFYIWVFRGTPLLVQLFLIFYGLPKVGITLDTWTAAIITLSLNTGAYVAETFRASVASIPRGQFEAARTLNFTQMQTLRHVIIPQATRIALPPLGNDLIDLVKGTALVSTISLVDLFQSGKQVAARTYEPLAMYLEVAVLYLLIVTVLSWGQNLLEKRSSRYVRNANA, encoded by the coding sequence ATGGATCGCTACATAGAACTCTGGATTCAGTCCCTCCCCTCCCTGCTTGAAGCAATGGTGAAGGTGACGCTTCCGCTCACCCTCATTGCCTTTGGCCTCTCGCTGCTCATTGGCATCGTGGCTACCGCAATGCGCTCGCGATCTGCTAAGAATCCGTTGAACTGGCTGTCACGGTTCTACATTTGGGTTTTTCGCGGTACCCCGCTGTTGGTGCAGCTCTTCCTAATTTTTTACGGTCTGCCTAAAGTTGGTATCACCCTTGATACTTGGACGGCAGCGATTATTACTTTGAGCCTGAACACCGGTGCCTACGTCGCAGAGACCTTCCGCGCGTCCGTTGCTTCCATTCCCCGCGGGCAATTTGAAGCAGCCCGCACCCTGAACTTCACCCAAATGCAGACCCTACGCCATGTGATCATTCCGCAGGCAACCCGTATCGCGCTGCCACCACTGGGCAACGACCTCATCGACCTGGTCAAAGGTACCGCCCTGGTCTCTACCATTTCGTTGGTAGATCTCTTCCAATCAGGCAAGCAGGTTGCCGCACGCACCTACGAACCCCTTGCCATGTACCTCGAAGTCGCCGTACTCTACCTGCTAATTGTCACCGTACTCTCCTGGGGTCAGAATCTGCTCGAAAAGCGCAGCAGCCGCTACGTAAGGAACGCTAATGCTTAG
- a CDS encoding transporter substrate-binding domain-containing protein — translation MALEVTRKAALQMFGLGALGTVLAACSTNTSDGAAPADATDKLQAIKDAGKIRIGMEGTFKPFGYHDESGDLVGFEKEIADLIAKDLGVKAEYIETPWDSLIAGVDADRYDIVINNVSPTEERKQKYDFSVPYAVSEGRVGVLKDSELQSIDDLAGKSAAQSETSNFRTLVEERGATIIPVTGFDEAIEQVLSGRADLTGNDFVTFQAYMEEHPDANLRLLDGTLGDGAEAAILMEKGAEELKAAIDESLTKHLENGNLKAIYEKYVKADLSPKA, via the coding sequence ATGGCTCTTGAAGTAACCCGTAAAGCTGCCCTGCAAATGTTCGGTCTCGGCGCTCTTGGCACCGTTTTGGCGGCATGCTCCACCAATACCAGCGACGGTGCAGCACCTGCCGATGCCACCGACAAACTGCAGGCCATCAAGGACGCCGGCAAAATCCGCATCGGCATGGAAGGCACCTTCAAGCCCTTTGGCTACCATGACGAATCAGGCGACCTCGTCGGCTTCGAAAAAGAAATCGCTGACCTGATCGCCAAAGACCTCGGCGTTAAAGCTGAATACATCGAAACCCCCTGGGACTCCCTGATTGCAGGCGTTGACGCTGATCGCTACGACATCGTCATCAACAACGTCTCACCCACCGAAGAACGCAAGCAGAAGTACGACTTCTCCGTACCCTACGCAGTATCAGAAGGACGCGTGGGTGTACTCAAGGATTCAGAGCTACAGAGCATCGACGACCTCGCCGGCAAGAGCGCCGCCCAGTCAGAAACCTCAAACTTCCGCACCCTCGTTGAAGAACGCGGCGCAACCATTATTCCCGTCACCGGCTTCGACGAGGCAATCGAACAGGTACTCTCAGGTCGCGCTGATCTGACCGGCAACGACTTCGTGACCTTCCAGGCATACATGGAAGAGCACCCCGACGCCAATCTGCGCCTGCTCGACGGTACACTCGGCGACGGCGCAGAAGCCGCTATCCTCATGGAAAAGGGTGCCGAAGAACTCAAAGCCGCCATCGACGAATCGCTCACCAAACACCTCGAAAACGGCAACCTGAAAGCAATCTACGAAAAATACGTTAAGGCTGACCTCTCACCCAAGGCGTAA
- a CDS encoding HAD-IIB family hydrolase: MHFVFDVDGTTSFNGMTIEPEVCEAFRRLIAAGHTVVLASARPIRDILPMLPADLKDITCIGANGALIYEDGEVRVRAVIDAEAFNRVRELILEHTVDFVADSSRHYAYSLPHNHFLIERIDVNQLDTRVEFAQLKRATKVMMLNITDRALHQFLHDEVSKLKVEVAEHDDPTGANIDLTAAGVHKQAALTELLDGAPYIAFGNDTNDIEMLQGASYAVAVGPKEEIIALGDTAVDARGQAVAHAIDVLVGNIPVEV, translated from the coding sequence AACCACCAGCTTCAACGGCATGACCATTGAGCCCGAAGTCTGCGAAGCTTTCCGACGGCTCATAGCTGCGGGGCATACCGTGGTACTGGCGTCGGCGCGTCCTATTCGCGATATTTTGCCCATGCTGCCCGCCGACCTCAAAGACATCACCTGTATTGGTGCTAACGGCGCTCTAATATATGAGGACGGCGAGGTGCGGGTACGTGCGGTCATTGACGCTGAGGCTTTCAACCGGGTGCGCGAGCTGATTCTGGAGCACACAGTTGATTTTGTGGCTGATTCTTCGCGCCACTACGCCTACTCGCTACCGCACAACCATTTTCTCATCGAACGCATCGACGTTAACCAGCTAGATACCAGGGTTGAGTTCGCGCAGTTGAAGCGTGCCACCAAGGTGATGATGCTGAATATTACCGACCGCGCCCTGCACCAGTTTCTGCACGATGAAGTTTCAAAGCTGAAAGTTGAGGTCGCTGAGCATGATGACCCCACCGGTGCCAACATTGATTTAACCGCCGCCGGGGTACATAAACAGGCTGCCCTTACAGAACTGCTAGACGGCGCCCCCTATATCGCCTTCGGCAACGACACCAACGACATTGAAATGCTACAGGGCGCTAGCTACGCGGTAGCGGTGGGCCCCAAAGAAGAGATTATTGCCCTCGGCGATACGGCGGTGGACGCGCGTGGGCAGGCAGTTGCCCACGCCATCGACGTGCTGGTAGGAAACATACCGGTAGAAGTTTAG
- a CDS encoding PLP-dependent aspartate aminotransferase family protein has protein sequence MSGFTTRAIHAIENVENEAIVPPIYLASTFGQPTTFEEGPFEYQRGGNPTRANVETTLAKIEGAAHARVFASGMGATAAVMGMLKTGETMLLGMPVYGGNYRFATIELPKRGIETRFIHDFSTLTDADFEGNVKMVFLETPTNPTLRVADIARIAEIAHRNGALLVVDNTFMTPYLQLPLELGADVVVQSATKYLAGHGDLLGGVVTTNSVDIDEQVFKAQLISGGILPPMDSYRLMQNVKTLAIRMERQQENTLAILEMLREHPAVEDIFYAGSASESEAEIHNRQAKGIGALFSFTLVEGKDIKTFLDNLKVFTFAVSLGGIESLICLPATMTQGAYAPEHLADSQVGNNLLRVAVGIEDLDDLLTDLRTALDAA, from the coding sequence ATGTCAGGTTTTACTACCCGCGCTATTCACGCCATTGAAAACGTTGAGAATGAGGCGATTGTTCCCCCGATTTACTTGGCGTCGACGTTCGGTCAGCCCACCACTTTTGAAGAGGGACCTTTCGAGTACCAGCGCGGTGGCAACCCCACCCGTGCCAATGTTGAGACCACTCTGGCGAAAATTGAGGGCGCAGCGCACGCCCGCGTTTTCGCCTCGGGTATGGGCGCAACTGCGGCTGTGATGGGCATGCTGAAAACCGGTGAAACGATGCTGTTGGGCATGCCTGTTTACGGTGGTAACTACCGTTTTGCCACTATCGAGCTGCCCAAGCGTGGCATTGAAACCCGTTTTATTCATGACTTCTCCACCCTGACAGACGCCGATTTTGAGGGCAATGTGAAGATGGTCTTTTTGGAGACCCCCACCAACCCCACCCTGCGCGTTGCTGATATTGCTCGCATTGCTGAAATTGCCCACCGTAACGGGGCGTTGCTGGTTGTTGATAACACCTTCATGACTCCCTATTTGCAGCTGCCGCTTGAGCTGGGCGCGGACGTAGTGGTGCAGTCAGCGACCAAGTACTTGGCAGGTCACGGTGATTTGCTGGGCGGCGTAGTCACCACTAACTCTGTTGATATTGACGAACAGGTTTTCAAGGCGCAACTCATTTCCGGCGGTATTTTGCCCCCGATGGATTCTTACCGTCTCATGCAGAACGTCAAAACTCTCGCGATCCGCATGGAACGTCAGCAAGAGAATACTTTGGCTATCCTTGAGATGCTACGCGAACACCCTGCCGTTGAAGACATCTTCTACGCAGGGTCAGCCAGCGAAAGCGAAGCCGAGATTCACAACCGCCAAGCAAAGGGCATCGGCGCGCTCTTCTCCTTTACCCTGGTAGAAGGCAAAGACATTAAAACCTTCCTCGATAACCTCAAGGTCTTCACTTTCGCTGTTTCGCTCGGTGGCATTGAATCACTCATCTGCCTACCTGCCACCATGACTCAGGGCGCCTACGCCCCTGAACATCTTGCCGACTCCCAGGTAGGGAATAACCTCCTGCGCGTAGCTGTTGGAATCGAAGACCTCGATGACCTACTCACCGACCTGCGAACCGCCCTTGACGCCGCCTAA
- a CDS encoding GNAT family N-acetyltransferase encodes MHPHLIAEHFTLRPLRRADAPELTEACQDPEILRWCASIPLNYTEQDVLGFIEYTQDAGKRGAEYVWAIDYSGVLAGVVTLRCATPDTAELGFWATPTLRGRGIITEACHLVLGFVFDPAGLSLESVEWTAIYGNDTSYRVAQKLGFSDIEFIENGTPDRPDVAGVPRRADAWHASMTREQWLDANFRV; translated from the coding sequence ATGCACCCTCACCTCATTGCCGAGCATTTCACCCTGCGACCTCTACGCCGGGCAGATGCACCAGAACTTACCGAAGCCTGCCAAGACCCCGAGATTCTGCGCTGGTGCGCGAGCATTCCCCTGAACTACACTGAACAAGACGTTCTTGGCTTTATTGAGTACACGCAAGATGCCGGTAAGCGCGGAGCAGAGTACGTGTGGGCTATCGATTACTCGGGAGTTCTTGCCGGGGTGGTGACCTTACGATGCGCTACCCCCGATACAGCAGAACTAGGTTTCTGGGCGACACCCACCCTGCGCGGGCGGGGTATCATCACCGAAGCCTGCCACCTGGTGCTGGGGTTCGTCTTTGACCCTGCGGGGCTGAGCTTAGAGTCGGTGGAATGGACGGCAATCTACGGTAATGACACCAGCTACCGGGTTGCTCAAAAGCTCGGCTTCAGCGATATTGAGTTTATTGAGAATGGAACCCCCGACCGTCCCGACGTCGCCGGTGTGCCCCGCCGGGCGGACGCTTGGCACGCGTCCATGACCCGTGAGCAGTGGTTGGACGCCAATTTTAGGGTCTAA
- a CDS encoding amino acid ABC transporter ATP-binding protein: MLSLDHLTKSFGDNTVLNNISLELTSGETTVILGPSGSGKSTLLRCLNLLETPESGSLSIEGDRIDFGSKLTDEQVRTIRKHSAMVFQNFNLFPHYTAAQNVALAPVLNGKMGQKEADALALSLLEKVGLGEKKDSYPDNLSGGQQQRVAIARALAVSPDYLLFDEPTSALDPELEAEVIRVLMNLAKENRSLVVVTHNMAFAQRVADRIIFLEGGNLLYNGEPKGFFNSDNERIKQFLQIFEMSDYRI, from the coding sequence ATGCTTAGCCTCGATCACCTCACCAAAAGTTTCGGTGACAACACCGTACTTAACAACATCTCACTTGAGCTAACTAGCGGTGAAACCACCGTCATCCTAGGTCCCTCCGGTTCGGGCAAATCAACCCTGCTACGCTGCCTCAATCTGCTCGAAACCCCCGAATCTGGTAGTCTCAGCATCGAGGGCGACCGCATCGACTTCGGTAGCAAACTCACCGACGAGCAGGTACGCACCATCCGCAAACATTCAGCGATGGTCTTTCAAAACTTTAACCTGTTCCCGCACTACACCGCCGCGCAAAACGTAGCACTTGCACCGGTTCTCAATGGCAAGATGGGTCAGAAAGAGGCGGACGCGCTTGCCCTCTCCCTGCTTGAAAAAGTGGGCTTGGGCGAGAAGAAAGATTCTTACCCTGACAATCTTTCGGGCGGTCAGCAGCAGCGCGTGGCAATAGCCCGTGCTTTGGCTGTATCACCTGACTACCTGCTCTTTGATGAGCCCACCAGCGCCCTTGACCCCGAGCTTGAAGCCGAGGTTATTCGCGTCCTCATGAACCTGGCGAAGGAAAACCGCTCGCTGGTAGTTGTCACCCACAACATGGCGTTCGCGCAGAGGGTCGCCGACCGCATCATTTTTCTTGAAGGCGGCAACCTGCTGTACAACGGCGAACCTAAGGGATTCTTCAACTCCGATAACGAACGCATCAAGCAGTTCCTGCAAATTTTCGAAATGTCGGACTACCGCATCTAA